The Palaemon carinicauda isolate YSFRI2023 chromosome 7, ASM3689809v2, whole genome shotgun sequence DNA window TATTTGGCCAACACTTGCTGCAATTGAAACATACTTACTATACCATACACACCATGATCAAGTGGTTGCTTTACTTTGTCCAATCAGATAACGATGTCACACCCATTCACTACAGAAGCTGTGACAAAACATTAAGAGAGACACGAGGGGATCTGTATGCTTGCCATACAGAAGACACTTCGAACAAGCACGCTGCAAGCATCTTAATCTACTGAATGTCGAACAAACCAGCAGTTGGTGGTACTGGCAGATAGTTTGAAAGATTTGCCATTATACGAGGCACTAGTTAGGTgaaaactgagaggcgaggtgaatgcaactgttTCAGTTAAAGAAGGTCAGAAAAATTCAAGCATAGACAGGCTTAACCTGGTTTACTTAACAGAGAGGCATAAACCGAGATATactacaataaaagaaaatacagtttCAAAAAACGAGTGTGTGTAGATCACGTACGGTACATAGTCCCCAACCCCCTACTCTCTCAAAATGCCattcatgtgaaatagggcaccctgctcttgacaGGCGTACTGTAGGCAAGATATCTGGCAGGAGTTATGCAGATTTTAGGTGACCACTGGAGATCCAGTCATGATTGCTATGCTTGTTGAATAAGAATGCTTTCAGTATACGGCAGATCACGAGTAAAGGGTATTTGTAAGAGGGCTTTAgaagtggcttgctagtgtcgttgttaAGGAAAATGTGGTTTGCCATGTGCAGATCTGTCGATAAGTGTTGCTTAGGTGGGGGCTTGTTAGTCTGACAGCAGGGAGTAGATTTTTCCTCaacatgacgtaggcgctggagattgttgaaGTATGTTGCAGATAGAATAAGATTTGGCAAGGATGACCAATGGGTTGTTCTACTCCAATTCAGCTGCAAAACAATCCAGGCGATCTTTAGGAGTCgcccttagtcctaggaggacctagggaagctgggtaaaccagttggagtccttgcaatgGGACATCAAAGCCTCTTTGAGAGTATGATGGAAACATACAACCAATCCATTGGCAACAGGGTTggaggcggttgtctgatgtagagtgctTCCTaaaagattcactaatgatgtccacaattgagaggtgaaagttgtaaccatgtcagaagaaatatgctcagggatacaaaatctcgtTATACCTCCTAAGGGTAAGGCAGATGAACACCTGGCAGATGTTAGTTTCCATGGGAAGGACTTCAGGCCAATCCagtagagcggtcgatgatggtaaaaagGTAACAAAGTCCTTGTAATGTGGTTAGGGTACCTACAACagcgacatgaatgtgggcaaaatgactgtgaggttgaggaaaggtataCACTCTTGAATCCGAGTGTTGAAGTAGTTTTGAAGTtttgcatgaagtacaggcacgaacCCAATCATTAGCTTCCTTAGTAATGCTATGCTAAATGAAGTTCGCTTTCAGTAGCTGTGAAGTAGAATGAcaagagggatgtaaaaggccatgaatgaagtcaaacacctcTTGGTGCATAGGAGCAGGTATCCactgtctaggtctaccagtactgccgtcacagaggaaggtggcgttCGATTCGTTGACGGGGACGTCTTCTCCATGGAGGGATGTGCAtattgtcctacatgcttggtactgtgGATCTTTTTGTTTGACTtgtgccaaggcattgtaattcaatcTCAGCAGATAGGGGATCtatttgtttcttgacagggcatcagcagagggattcattttctcagggacgtgtaGAAGAGTAATGTTGTATTCAGCCCATGcaaagagatgtcggtgttgatagGCGGACCAgctgtcggactgtcgagtgaaggcatgcaaaaATCACAGAGAGCCAGaagcaccaccagcaattcacggtcGAAGGAAAAGTAGCGGATTTCTCCTTTGACAGATTTCTACAGAAGGCTAATCTATGGGGCCATCTGTTGACCACCTGAGTACTGTACCAACAGCAATAACGCTGGCATCGGTTGAGATAGGGAAACGTGCATTTGGCACAGAAAAAGTGAGAGCGGTAGTAATTGATAGGTTATTCTTTGCTTtacaaaaggccgcttcttgaaagggaccccacttcaggtcttttggcttgtccttgagggagccATAGAGGTTGATAAAAGAGGCAGCGAAggctggcaggaaatggtaatGAGTtgttcatgcccaagaattctagaTGTGCTTTGATGGTCgggaggaagttctgaacggcctgctaccttctcaaggaggagGTGGGCTCCATCATTAGTTATCCGGTGCCAGAAGAATGATACTTGTTGATGCTAAATGTACACTTATCATAAAGGAGAACAATGCCATTccgttgtaggcggtcgagcataaTGTGAAGGTAActgaggtgttcttcttttgagaaagagaacacaaCTATGGCATTCCACGTAacgtacacagaaggggaggtcccctaagatgccatcatgaggcattgaaaagtagccccaccattatgaaggccaaaagaggagtaattggaggtgtatgtaccaaagaaaGTGGTGGTGGCAGTCTTGGaaatgtcttcttggttcatgggctcctgataataccccttcaggaggtcaagtgtggaagaaaccttcactttgtgcaagctGGAGGATAAGTCAGTTATTTTTGTGAGGGGGTAGTTaatcggttctgtctgcatgttcaagcgTCTGTAATCCCCAAacggacgcagagagccatcttttttcaggatgatctgtaagagtgacgaccattgGCTTGAGGCGTTTGGGCAAaggattatttcttccattttggcaaacgtttgtttagcagctgcgaAATGATttggtgccagatgcctgaatctggcgaacactggggtcaccgtcatcttgatatggtgataaataccatatttcctgggagccgtgggtgtttgacgaagttccGGGAGAAAAACTTCCAGGTACACCATAAGGAGGTGGGCGTATGCATCCATGGGTACGTTGATAGGGAGAGTAATGTCGGAGGGGGAGTGTTGGAAAGATGTCAAAGAGAACAAATCCGAGCTGACTAATCTACAGTGAGTGACATCAACAAAGAGTGGAAATGTGAGaggcaatgtgacatcagccacgcgaagctgaaaaagtttcgctatgcagATGGATTGCGGTGGTGAGTACTGCTCTAGGAAGTATGATTTGAGGACGTGGTATGTAATTCGGGTGTCCCCTTGCTAGCagagccaattggagatttctgggtAAATGTCCTCAAGGATTGCCGTGAGACATAATCTGCTTAGGTGCTTGAATGAGTCCgccccttgatgtgaaactggacttcagtaCGCTGGAACCAGAGGAAAGCTTCTTCGCTGGCGAAGGACGGTATTTTTAGGGACATAGTGCTGAgagtagagtcagtgtctgagggcatcatcatcaaacagtaagacacagcagttaAGGCAAAGGTGGGAGGGAGGTGGACAAGCTGGCGGTCACCTCcaattcaccttgcctctcagttatcacctaactggtgcctcacCAGTTAGGTGAtcactgagaggcgaggtgaatgcatctGTATCAATGGAAGAAGGTAATAAAAACTCAAACAGGTCAATTAAAGAATAGAtaggctgaaggtaatcatctattccctagtttgcaatttggttttcctaaaggccttggagcatgtgatgcccttcttacaatctccaatgctgtacataaatcccttgattgtggtcaggaagtttgtatgattggccttgattttagtgctgcctttgactgtggtaatcatgaggcctttgttttcaaactcaaacagttgggagtgggtaggtcgtttcttagcattattattgatcttttaagtaatagatctcaaagagttgttgttgacgggcaccatagtgaggatAGGAatgtgttccatagggtagtgttcttggcccattacttttcatactatatacacatgacctgtggtttggcctagaaaacaagcttgttgcatatgcagaggatgctactctctttgcatcaattccattccctgaatgtagatctagggttgctgaatcccttaatagggatctagctaaaattagtgcatggtgcaaattagggggtaAGAAATTTAaacctaagaaaactcaaagtatgattgtaggcaGGTTAAAtacagtggctcatcaacatccagatcttagtattgataatgtttctttaactatgtatgactcttttaaaattttaggtgtgattctcaacagcaaatttacatttgagatacacattaggtctgtgtcttcttcaattgcacaaaaaattggcttattgagaaagtctttcaagatttttggtgatcaatctattctgaagaagtgttttaattctttcattccaccttgttttcaATGTTGTTCTCCTGtccagtcttcagctgctgattcttatcttagtttgttggacagaaacttacggtctatcaaatttcttattcctgatctagatattaatctttggcatcgtcgttcaattagttcattatgtatgttgcataagatttttcataattctgaccatcctttactttcatgtcttcctgaacaattccatcctgttcttaatactaggctggcagttaattccaatagccaggccttctccatcatgaggctcaatactacacagtattctataagttttattccagctgtgaccaggttatggaatgatcttactaatcgggtagttgaatcagtagaacttcaaaagttcaaagttgcagcaaatgtttttatgttgaacaggctgacagaagtctttttatagtttatatatgacatatctgttttgacgttgttactgtttttagaatgatttagtgtgAATtttttctcctcatttatttatttcctaatttccattcctcactgggctatttttccctgttggagccctggggcttatagcattttacttttccaattagggttgtatcttggctagtaataataataataataataataataataataataataataataataataagaccggTTCTGTACACACAGATGTAGAGCAAgatataaaacaataaagaaaataccgCTACAATGTGAAATTGTGTGCGAAACATGTGTGATGCACCGTCGACAAATTGTACGATATGTTCAAAGGAAGGAGGATATGAACCCCAAGAAACTGCATTGATAGGTATATCAACGAAGTAAATTCAGTCATTCTATGAATTATACTATCTTGCGATAGGACTCAGAAATACGTTTCTATTTCCTTGCACCAAAACGGAATAGTGAGACGCTGATGGTATTTTCCACTTTCGATTTACCATTCATACTGACATCGTCGACAGAGGTAAATTGCAACTGCAAGTAGAGAGAATATTAAGGTTAATCAAGCGAGTTGATGAAGAACTTTGTAAGGAGTTGCAGCCAAAGTCTCAGCTTATATTCCGCATCAGATTACACTGTTCCGTGCACTGTCAGCCATAATACCCTTCCCTCACTCGCGGGAAAAGGTGAAAAGGGAAATCTACATCGTTTTTGGTAGACGGTTAGATGGTTATCTCTCCTACTGGGAATTTTCGTATGATTTTCCATAACTTCAAAAGGATGTCACGATAATCAATTAGTTATAAGTTTTATATTCATAGAACGCTTAATACTTGGATATGTTTTTTTCTTATTAGGTGAAAAGAGATGttgaaaaaatacatttgaaaataaaaCCTTAGCTTTTGAAAATACTCTTAGAAGAAAGACGAagatgaggagaatggaatatgcaatggaagatgaaatatcattggaagaagaaaagattaatgaggtggaatcatttagatatttaggaacttttGAAATAAATTCTCTATCTCGTAGTCGTTATAAACTATGTATTGaaacttttatacagtatatagtatttgtTCTTATGACCAAAGTACTCTTTCATTTTGACATTCTATGACTTACAATTTCAATTTTACAGATAAAGACAATAGCTGTGAATTACCTTAATTATCGCGTTAACACAAACTATTTAGAATATCGACATTTGGAGATAGTTCTTGTTCACTTGGAAACAATCATATATCGGTTTCATTTAGAAGAAGATAATTTATCTATATGAACATTTtcattcaagtgtatgaaaatggAAATAGAGTTTATCTCATGAGATTGTTGATACTACAGTTTGCTAGCAAAGTAAATTTGGTACACGCAGATTACTTTAACCTGGATTGCGCTTAAGCCAAATGAGATTAAATCCTAATCGATAACTGTTTTTCTACTAATATCTAAATATGGCTAACCATCCAACTACATGAATAAAGCACAGTCATTGTACGAGATGATTGCAAAGCAAAATCCTATGATCTACACTAAATAAAGGTCAACAGCAAAATATCTCTCTAAATTCCTTCTAAATTTCCCAATCtttataagtagaaaaaaaacaatcattcTTTTTAGAGAACTGTACCAGCATACCAAAAGAAAGATAGTTATGTAAAAGGATAACATGAAATAAGGGAGAATAATTTTGgagatgataaagaaaagaaattttcttGACGGTCAACCTTTTCATGTATACATTTGGCGCATTTAGGACTGtagtggcctatttgaaatatccCTGCCTGGCGGTCTGCCTTACTGAGGTTTGAGTCACGTTCAAATCCGTTAGTTTCttatattgtctgcaacctcaccatccatgtgtgctaaggattgagggtttggtggatcatataggtctacctgctgagtcataagtagccattgttTGACCCTTacaggtcctagcttaggtggagagggagattgggcgctgatcatatgtatatatggtcgttctctaggtcattgtcctacaaGCTtaggtaatatcactgtcccatgcctctgttattcatgggtagcctttaagcctttaaagctATTGACGAGTGAATATTTCATAAATAGTCTAaacattatataagaaaaaattgtcGTATTAGAAAAATCctgatgaaagaaaggaaaaatcaATGTATATTAACTAGTTTTATTTTGATAGTCCCCACATTGTAATAATAGCTTTGAGAATGACAGTGGGACAAATGACATTATTAAAAAGGACATTAATAAATTTACAAAGCATGACAATAATTTTTGTGATGAAAGCAACATAATCATAAGCTGTTTAACTTAGGATGGAGGACGTAAATGGAATTTTAGGTAACAAGATAAGTAAGACAATTTGTTTATGACTTTAAAGCAATTTaataaaattactctctctctctctctctctctctctctctctctctctctctctctctctctctctctctctctctctctctctctctctctctctctctctctctctgttagatccttttattaattgaaatgaaagtttattacagaaaaataaatcaaatgtatatatgtgttagaTTTCATTAGCATTAATGATTATTTCTATTTTTGATGACGTCAAGAGACACAATAACAAGTCACATTGAGATCAGTTATTAGATAACAATCCCAACCCTCCAATCGAAGAGGCTTTTGGAAACAGATTTCTCGGCGAGATGAAAAGATATAAAATGTTTCAACAACCaaacaaaaaaagggggggggggagtaaaaggGTCTGTTATTGAAGTCAGGTCTTCAATCTATCCCGGGGAGGAAAAGTTCGCCCAGTTTCCATCACGCTTCTAGAAAAGAAAATCAACTTTCTAAAAAGGCAAGGATGTGAGAAAGAAGATTTTATGGGTTCGAACAAGGAGAGAAATTCGAAATAAGATTTAAAAATATTCAAGACGTGGAGGAAAAGATATAAAACCATCATTTTAACCAGAAAAGAGATGTTATGTTCCAATTCAGCAAGGaatcaattttcataaaaaataaaaaaattgtacatttttacattttctttataatACTCTAATTTTTTAAGTACGAGTATAGCCTAtcttttatgataaaaaagtaAAACATAATTTCTATAATAAGACAAGAAGGCATAATGTCCTTCTATGATAAAGTGAGTATAGTAAAATTCTATCTATGATAAAGCAACTATAATAGGAATTCATTAAATGATAAAACGAGTATAGcatatttttcatgataaaattGTCTTCTATGATATATAACTATAGCATAATTTTTGTCTATGATATAATGAATATAgcatatttttttaatgataaaacaaGTACAACATAATGCTTTTAATAATAAATTCAGTATATTATGATTTATTCGATGATAAAACGCGTATAACATCTTTTATTTTATGGTAAAACATGTGTAGCatcattttctttttctatgaTAAAATAATTACATCCTAATTCATTTGCTATGATAAAGCGTAATATATGGAAATCTACATCaagtttttattaataaaaagtaaaatattaacaAAGACTCTGGACCTCACTTAACAAGAAAATGATGGCATATCCTAGAGCAGGAAGCGACCACGCGACCAAGCAGCCATCACGCTAAGCTTTTCTACAATTCCATATTCATCTCCCATAGGATGCTCTTAAAACGCACCAGCATCCCGTAATTGAAGGCACCAACACAGCTCATGGCgaaaaaaactaagataatgtaaaataaaaaaaaaatgtatgatacaGAACAATACAAAGAAGGGAATCTAAAAGGTTATTGCAAAAGATCGTTTATATTTTTCTTGCTAACTTCCTTCCTTGGTAAAATTGTGACTGTTTTTATCACTCATTACTTTTCTCATCTATCTACCATCTATTTCCGTTTACAAGCATATTTCATGATTTGAGACGCAAATCAAAATACATGacggataaactttttttttttttttttttttttttttttggtggtgagaGGGTAGCTCTGTCATGCCTTCTTCTTAATAATATCACTGTCGATAGAAAAAGGTTTGAGTTTTAGGCACATATGGTATTTCAAATTCCTTTTTGTTAATCTGAGTTATTATGGAGGATGGATGCGGCAGTATTTGCTGTAGAAAGTTAAACTcccttaaaatagatattttctaattTCGTAAAAAGccttttataacaaaaaaaaaaaagataatggaatttattttttctttgtgggATGGAAAATACAAATAAAGCATAACATAAGAGAATATCTATaaattttttaccgtttttagaaattacaaaataaatgtTTACACATCACTAATTTGGttcttgaatatatacatatgtatatatatatatatatatatatatatatatatatatatatatatatatatatatatatatatatatatatacatacacacatatatatatatatatatatatatatatatatatatatatatatatatatatatatatatatatatatatatatacatatatatatatatatatatatatatatatatatatatatatatatatatatatatatatatatatatatatatatatatatatatatatatatggcagatagagagatagatagataagtatcaTGGCACAACATGAATACTTAAGATATACTGAACACAGAGCAAttaatatattgatacatacattagaatcctacaaagaaaaaaaaaatatatatatattgtggaaaataaacgaaaatgtttttttttccccaataattttctttttttttccttaactgaTATACAGTGGTGGCTCGACTATGGGAACTGTGGAACAGCAATCACCCTCTATTTTTATCTTAtactattaatgaaattattatttctttatttattttttatacttgaGCTTCAGCTGctcacatggggggggggggggggttgtcacgTTTGCTCACCTTGTCACGATTGCTCATGTTGTCAGATTTGCTCACGTTGTCAGGTTTGCTCGCTTTTGAGACGAGGCCGTCTGGAGTGCTCAGTTATGGGTCTGCCTCAGCAACTCAGTTTGGGAATTTAAACATGAGGTTATGTTTACCAACAAACGCCTCCGTCGGTTGAGAGGGTACGTTTGCAGTATGGGGTCACTGAGTACGTATCGGCGCgcgagttcctctctctctctctctctctctctctctctctctctctctctctctctctctctgtctgggaGAGCTGATGCTCTGATGATTTATGCCTCTAGGCACTATCATTGAGCCTAGCGACCacacaggctttttttttttcaatcataagaCACGCACTTGTGTGCAAACGAGTTCACATGCAcccgtttttctctctctctctctctctctctctctctctctctctctctctctctctctctctctctctctctgggagagctGATGCGATGACTCATTTACATTCCTGAGCCTATGAGaaagcacccacacacacacactcacctctTTTCAATTTAAAGTACTCATCtttcagtccatttgttttaagccCTTTCGCTTTCCCTTACATTAACATATACggataataaaaaatgtattacagtttagtttattttattataggAAGTATACATCCAAAATAACATTGCGTGAAtaatgacatagcatttagtgggaaaaaatcttacactaaaaacattcatttgaaatgCAGACattttgcacgcttaaaagcggtaggaaaacttttattgattatgccctgacatcgcaatatacatttcgggtttgatcggtggttatcactccctggTTTTCtcgaaacaataaaataattctattctcgttgacttgcGTGTCAAACGTTAAATGGAAtctcaaatccccatttttctctacttcgAGCGTATCCATTAATGtcatttcaggtttgaaattaaacgcgATGACCGCCCGACCTCGGTCGTAGCGatcataatgaattaggtgatcataaattaagcctaaagattttaatgttccgtagtaaagatgagaataattttcGGGGAATTGAGAGTTTATGTCGTACAAAGTGGAACCATTCAGTGTGACCCCTATGTGCTTAAGATTATTTTGACCAAAATAAATGGGATTCCTATTCagaacaccattgaaactttccatattaacaatagtGAGGTATAACTTTTCCGGTATaaccttattgaaaggtaaatccaacgtcGCCTGTGTCTGATTGGGGGCTAGCAcgtatgtcctgtaaagtgttttattgaaGACAGTTTCCACCGCAGTGTTGGGATTTAAAAGTGCCTGATGAAGGGCGAGTAAAGCCGGAGGCCgtgggatgattttatcaatatggagcCTGGCTTCTTGTAGATGAAATCTAAATTCCTCTGTGCGTgcggtggaattaatgaaccacgcatttggggctaattccaacttgatacgaacgtcgatattatccatcaaatgtTCATCTACTGAAGCTACATTAAGCATAAGTGGATGAATAAGACGCAAACCTTCTCTTTTACCTTTAGCAACCcattccttttccatttttttttccaattttgtaaaataatcgtctggtaaaacgtttgaaattgatgttcccttgtaatcttggaaaaGATATCCAGCCCGTCCGACTGTTTTGACAGTGTAAGACTTTGCAGtagctaataactttatgaaagaccagtaattgaaatgggaaTTTGATTCTACGAGCCTTTCGCCGATATAAACTTGGCTTGACTTGAAGATTGTATTTTCCAAAGCATTGACAAATACAACACCTACACCATCCCCAAACATGCTCCCATCGGGGCCGTGACTTTTAATTGTATTTCAATAGCCAAACTGGCTAAatcaattagtgttccttctacgTCATTGATATGAAATTCGAGATAACGATCAATGATTGCTCCCCGCGATGTAAGATTTGTTGGGAGAATAAAACACATTTGCCGATCAACCACGGAAGCTTCTACCACCCGTAAACAATTAGGCCTGGGAAAAGCGTCCACCACCCCAGCGGTGTATTTTGCGGTTGAGAGCTCAATCCCTACAAGACCCGCAATTCTCGGTGCCGCCGATGCCATGTTGAATGACTTCACTCTAACACCTATTTACCAGAACTAAATCACATTGCACTAAAAAGTCTTTATATCCTATATTCCTACGagatgagattttctttttatttactcttttcttcccatttctttagacatttttccttttcttccctttgccaGTAACAATACGTCGACCTGTTGATTTAAGCGCCTCCAACCCTCTCTGTTTAAGGCTTGATTTGAAATCTCTTGTCCCCTTTTGTAAATCCCCCatgacattttgcccaaattcaaggGCTGAGGGCAGGACCACCTTTGCCACATAGAGCCCAACCCTTTTAGCGAGTCCAGCTAATAGACTGAAAAGCCCACTCCCTTCCTGGGAACGTCTTGGGGCTCTAAAAAACTCAATATCACCTAAAGCCCCTCCACGCAAGAGTTTCATGGGGGAACTAGCGAATATGATGCTAAACTCCTCAGGAGACGGCGTAAGAAAGGCAACTCGCATAGTGTCACACTCTTGAATAAACGCTTGCTGTGGGATGTagcagcttttatataattttctgctttggtccAATATGAAGGATGCATATTGTGCTggcatcctcacgaaagtgtatctccCTTCCTTCTTGGTCGGTCAGGTGAATGGATACTGAAtacaattcctttgtccctaaaaGGGTAATACACATAATTATAGCCTCTCGTTTTACTGCCCCACATACTAAAAGTATCGAATATATTATCATTTTACCCCCGAAATAGGATCTAAACGAGGACAAAGTCCACCCACGATGTGGGGGAAAGGGGAAAATGAGTGAGcaaattatga harbors:
- the LOC137644678 gene encoding uncharacterized protein, with amino-acid sequence MFGDGVGVVFVNALENTIFKSSQVYIGERLVESNSHFNYWSFIKLLATAKSYTVKTVGRAGYLFQDYKGTSISNVLPDDYFTKLEKKMEKEWVAKGKREGLRLIHPLMLNVASVDEHLMDNIDVRIKLELAPNAWFINSTARTEEFRFHLQEARLHIDKIIPRPPALLALHQALLNPNTAVETVFNKTLYRTYVLAPNQTQATLDLPFNKVIPEKLYLTIVNMESFNGVLNRNPIYFGQNNLKHIGVTLNGSTLYDINSQFPENYSHLYYGTLKSLGLIYDHLIHYDRYDRGRAVIAFNFKPEMTLMDTLEVEKNGDLRFHLTFDTQVNENRIILLFRENQGVITTDQTRNVYCDVRA